One genomic window of Mustela erminea isolate mMusErm1 chromosome 13, mMusErm1.Pri, whole genome shotgun sequence includes the following:
- the CLDN5 gene encoding claudin-5, with translation MGSAALEILGLVLCLVGWVGLILACGLPMWQVTAFLDHNIVTAQTTWKGLWMSCVVQSTGHMQCKVYDSVLALNTEVQAARALTVGAVLLALVALFVTLAGAQCTTCVAPGPAKARMALTGGALYALCGLLALVPLCWFANIVVREFYDPAVPMSQKYELGAALYIGWAASALLMCGGGLVCCGAWVCAGRPDFSFPVKYSASRRPTATGDYDKKNYV, from the coding sequence ATGGGGTCGGCGGCGCTGGAGATCCTCGGCCTGGTGCTGTGCCTGGTGGGCTGGGTGGGCCTGATCCTGGCGTGCGGGCTCCCCATGTGGCAGGTGACTGCCTTCCTGGACCACAACATCGTGACGGCGCAGACCACCTGGAAGGGGCTGTGGATGTCGTGCGTGGTGCAGAGCACCGGGCACATGCAGTGCAAGGTGTACGACTCGGTGCTGGCACTGAACACCGAGGTGCAGGCGGCGCGGGCACTCACCGTGGGCGCGGTGCTGCTGGCGCTTGTCGCGCTCTTCGTGACCCTGGCGGGCGCGCAGTGCACCACCTGCGTGGCCCCCGGGCCGGCCAAGGCGCGGATGGCCCTCACGGGCGGCGCGCTCTACGCGCTCTGCGGGCTACTGGCGCTCGTGCCGCTCTGCTGGTTCGCCAACATCGTGGTCCGCGAGTTCTACGACCCGGCGGTGCCCATGTCGCAGAAGTACGAGTTGGGCGCGGCGCTGTACATCGGCTGGGCGGCTTCCGCGCTGCTCATGTGTGGCGGCGGCCTCGTGTGCTGCGGTGCATGGGTCTGCGCCGGTCGCCCCGACTTCAGCTTCCCGGTCAAGTACTCCGCGTCGCGGCGGCCCACGGCCACCGGCGACTATGACAAGAAGAACTACGTCTGA